The genome window GCCAAAATATTCCAGCCAAATTCGGAACATATACCAAGAAGCGTCGTTAATCGATTTTGCCAGACAGTGATTCTTCACCATATTTTTAATCCTCAAATCTTCGTAGACTACGCAGTCGTTAGACTGGATGACGCATCTTGCCAACTTCACGGCAAAATCTTTACGCTGTCTGCTTATTTTGAGGTGGCGCTTTCCTAGAATCGCTCTAGCTTTTTTTCTGTTTTGCGAACCCTTGACTCGTTTTGAAACTCGTTTTTGGGATTTCTTCAACCTGCGTTCTCCCTTGCGGAGGAAACGCGGGTTATCAACTGCAATGCCATTTGAGTCAGTGTAAAACTCTTTAAGTCCTACATCTAACCCGATGGCGTTACCCGTGATTTCAATCTTTTCAGAACGGTCAACTTGAATGCAAAACTGGACATAATATCCGTCTGCTCGCCTTACCAAGCGTACTCGTTTGATTTGACTGCGCTGGTAGAAATGCAAGTCGCGGGTTCCTTTTAATTTAAGTTTGCCGATTCCTTTTTTATCGGTAAAAGTGATTGATTTCCGGTCGTCTGCCAGACGCCAGCCTGTAGTCTTGTATTCGACGGAGCGGTTGTGTTTCTGGAATTGCGGGAATCCTTTTTTTCCTGGGACTTTCTTTTTACAGTTGTCGTAAAATCGTGAAATCGCCGACCACGCTCTTTCTGAACTCGATTGTCTGGCCATGCTGTTTAAGTCGTCGCCAAACGGGAATTCCTTCGCTAGAATGGCGCTGTATTTATTCAAGTCGTATTTATCAACTTTTTCGTTTTCCATCCAAAAGCGCAATGCTTTGTTGCGGATGAACTGCACCGTTCTAATTGCTTCGTCTACAGCGTCAAATTGCTGCTTTTTACCCGATGCTTTGAACTCAAAAACTAACATGACTTCGACCTCATCACGATAGTCTTATGCTACCAGAGTCGGCTTAACATACCTCGATTTGTTCACAAAGATTTACATGGTTTTACTTGACAGCGCCATCCTGAGAGCTCAGAAAATAGACTGGGAGGCTAAAGCCTCCTTGTCCCTTTCATCCCCGGACTAAAGTCGCGGGGTTTTCAGGGTTTTATTTATAAAGTTTATCAGCAGCCGAGACTAATCTGACTGAGGCAGAAGCTGTAGAAATGCGATCGATATAAGCTTGTTTTCGCTGACGCCAAGGGGGTTTCGGCGTCGCGTCACTGTCGGTACAGCCGTCTACAATCGCTGTGACGGTATCGCCTGCATCGGCGGCGGATGGCTTCGCGGGTG of Oscillatoria nigro-viridis PCC 7112 contains these proteins:
- a CDS encoding RNA-guided endonuclease InsQ/TnpB family protein; protein product: MLVFEFKASGKKQQFDAVDEAIRTVQFIRNKALRFWMENEKVDKYDLNKYSAILAKEFPFGDDLNSMARQSSSERAWSAISRFYDNCKKKVPGKKGFPQFQKHNRSVEYKTTGWRLADDRKSITFTDKKGIGKLKLKGTRDLHFYQRSQIKRVRLVRRADGYYVQFCIQVDRSEKIEITGNAIGLDVGLKEFYTDSNGIAVDNPRFLRKGERRLKKSQKRVSKRVKGSQNRKKARAILGKRHLKISRQRKDFAVKLARCVIQSNDCVVYEDLRIKNMVKNHCLAKSINDASWYMFRIWLEYFGKVFGRITIAVPANGTSQECSSCGTIVKKSLSTRTHACRCGCVLDRDWNAAKNILSRGLSTAGHVGTWILDPNACGELTATDVEVILHRQVDSANQESPRL